In a genomic window of Salvelinus fontinalis isolate EN_2023a chromosome 7, ASM2944872v1, whole genome shotgun sequence:
- the LOC129859868 gene encoding reduced folate transporter-like, translating to MVDKDAMVSGDRAVEEEAELDLKENTPGEPDPEMAFPPPEDSSDGQTKTARTWELSVVFLCFYGFMVQLKPGEPFITPNLLSMEKNFTREQVTNEINPILSYSYMVVLVPVFLLTDVLRYKPVLVLSSLSHVAIWLLLLLGSSLLEMQFMEFFYGITMAARVAYSSYIFSLVTPELYQRVASYSRSCVLMGVFASSVLGQVLISVGRLSFAMLSAVSLALVSFGLVLSCCLPWPKRSLFFNRAHHAAQRNLQEQAAAQSELTRMKQGEAGLGSGDTPSLAPLSSGSSWRDSVFIQMLKELRNVPRRPSLRLWSLWWVFNSAGYYLVLLYVHVLWNKVYPATENKHVYNGGVEAVSTLLGAITSFAAGFVKIRWNVWSELVIGVITALQAGLLLLMGTTSNIWVCYVAYSLFKGFYQFLVPIAIFQIASSLTKELCALVFGVNTFLATVLKTIITLIVSDKKGLGLDVHSQFLVYFFYFALLTVIYLGCAAWVINRHYRNQSAGGGGDTDQATPTELCSVPSNPAETEPLSNGNNVKA from the exons ATGGTGGACAAAGACGCTATGGTGAGTGGGGATAGGGCTGTGGAGGAAGAGGCTGAACTGGACCTGAAGGAGAACACCCCTGGAGAGCCTGACCCTGAGATGGCTTTTCCCCCACCTGAGGACTCCTCAGACGGCCAGACCAAGACAGCCCGGACCTGGGAGTTGTCGGTGGTGTTCCTGTGTTTCTATGGGTTTATGGTGCAGCTGAAGCCTGGGGAGCCCTTTATAACACCAAACCTGCTCAGCATGGAGAAGAACTTCACCAGGGAACAG GTGACCAATGAGATCAACCCGATCCTGTCCTACTCCTACATGGTGGTGCTGGTGCCAGTCTTCCTCCTGACAGACGTCCTGCGTTACAAGCCCGTCCTGGTCCTCTCCAGCCTCAGCCATGTGGCCATCTGGCTCCTTCTCCTCCTGGGCTCCTCCCTCTTAGAGATGCAGTTCATGGAGTTCTTCTACGGCATCACCATGGCAGCACGCGTGGCTTACTCCTCCTATATCTTCTCCCTGGTCACCCCAGAGCTCTACCAACGCGTGGCCAGCTACTCGCGCTCTTGCGTCCTCATGGGGGTGTTTGCCAGCTCGGTGCTGGGCCAGGTGCTGATATCCGTGGGCAGGCTCTCCTTCGCCATGCTCAGTGCTGTCTCCTTGGCCTTGGTGTCCTTCGGCTTGGTGCTCTCCTGCTGCCTGCCCTGGCCCAAGAGGTCCCTGTTCTTCAACAGGGCCCACCACGCTGCCCAGAGGAACCTCCAGGAGCAGGCTGCCGCCCAGTCAGAGCTGACCAGGATGAAGCAGGGCGAAGCGGGCTTGGGTTCAGGTGATACCCCTTCCCTGGCTCCTCTCAGCTCTGGTTCCTCCTGGAGAGACTCTGTGTTTATTCAGATGCTGAAGGAGCTGAGGAACGTGCCGCGGAGGCCCAGCCTGAGACTGTGGAGCCTGTGGTGGGTGTTCAACTCCGCTGGCTACTACCTGGTGCTGTTGTACGTCCATGTCCTGTGGAACAAGGTGTACCCCGCCACGGAGAACAAACACGTCTACAACGGAGGGGTGGAGGCTGTCTCCACACTACTGG GTGCGATCACGTCGTTTGCAGCAGGCTTCGTGAAGATCCGCTGGAACGTGTGGTCTGAGCTGGTGATCGGTGTCATCACGGCTCTGCAGGCTGGCCTGCTGCTCCTCATGGGGACCACCAGCAACATCTGGGTCTGCTATGTGGCCTACTCCCTCTTCAAGGGTTTCTACCAGTTCCTCGTGCCTATCGCCAT TTTCCAGATCGCCTCGTCGCTCACCAAGGAGCTGTGTGCCCTGGTGTTTGGGGTCAACACTTTCCTGGCGACCGTTCTGAAGACCATCATCACCCTCATCGTCTCTGACAAGAAGGGTCTGGGACTAGACGTGCACTCccag TTCCTGGTCTACTTCTTCTACTTTGCCTTGCTGACGGTTATCTACCTGGGCTGTGCTGCCTGGGTCATCAATCGCCACTACAGGAACCAATCGgcaggagggggaggggacacCGACCAGGCCACGCCCACTGAGCTATGTTCCGTACCATCAAACCCCGCGGAGACGGAACCTCTGTCCAATGGGAACAACGTGAAGGCCTGA